The Novipirellula caenicola genome includes a region encoding these proteins:
- a CDS encoding ABC-F family ATP-binding cassette domain-containing protein has protein sequence MAVLLQLRDAHKRFGDQVVLDGADVSLVDDVKVGFIGRNGAGKSTLMRVLLGEEELERGEIITHPTLRIGYLRQHDPFQPGESALDFLMRDSGQPEWRCGEVAGEFELKGAYLEGPVKALSGGWQTRVKLAALLLHDPNLLMLDEPTNFLDLRTQILLEHFLRAFNKAALIVSHDREFLKATCSQTLELSRGKLTMFTGKIDAYLEYREERREHDRRVNATVIAKQKQLQRFIEKNRANASTASQAKSKAKQLERLQTTEIERDEPTVHMRAPRVDPRQGTVFRCTELAIGYPDHTVADGITLEIEHGQRAAIVGDNGQGKTTLLRTLVNSLEPLAGQMKWGHGTEIGTYAQHVYTSLDERMTVIEHLEYNSLPGTTRQELLAMAGALLFRDDQIQKKVKVLSGGERARLCMAGLLLSNSNVLVLDEPGNHLDVETVEALAGALEQYQGTVIFTSHDRHFMRRVATCVIEVRDGSVKNHFGDYDSYLAAIEKEVDDSELARGKTPLPKDGKPSKGGGGGRQGQRDQRKAEKELKNVEKKIARLDDEKRKLNDQLLTETDPDAAVKLHNQVKALEVELSEAEERWVELSADQEW, from the coding sequence ATGGCTGTACTGCTCCAACTCCGTGATGCTCACAAGCGATTCGGCGATCAAGTCGTCCTTGATGGGGCCGATGTCTCGTTGGTCGATGACGTGAAGGTCGGTTTTATCGGCCGAAATGGAGCGGGCAAATCGACACTGATGCGAGTGCTGTTGGGGGAAGAAGAGCTCGAGCGAGGCGAAATCATCACCCATCCGACGCTCCGTATTGGCTACCTCCGCCAACATGACCCTTTTCAGCCTGGTGAATCCGCACTCGATTTCTTGATGCGGGACAGCGGGCAACCCGAATGGCGGTGTGGCGAAGTCGCAGGCGAATTCGAACTCAAGGGGGCCTATTTGGAGGGGCCGGTCAAAGCGCTCTCCGGCGGTTGGCAAACACGCGTCAAGTTGGCCGCACTGCTGCTGCACGACCCGAACCTCTTGATGCTCGACGAGCCGACGAACTTTTTGGACCTTCGTACTCAAATTCTGCTCGAGCACTTTTTGCGTGCCTTCAACAAAGCGGCGTTGATCGTCAGCCATGATCGCGAGTTTCTAAAGGCCACCTGCTCGCAAACGCTTGAGCTTTCGCGGGGCAAGTTGACGATGTTCACTGGCAAAATTGATGCCTACCTCGAATACCGCGAAGAACGCCGCGAACATGACCGCCGTGTCAATGCGACGGTGATTGCAAAGCAAAAACAGTTGCAACGGTTTATCGAAAAGAACCGTGCTAACGCATCGACCGCCAGCCAAGCTAAGAGCAAGGCGAAGCAGCTCGAGCGGCTGCAGACCACCGAGATCGAACGCGATGAACCGACCGTGCACATGCGGGCCCCTCGGGTTGATCCCCGACAAGGCACCGTGTTCCGCTGTACCGAGTTGGCGATCGGGTATCCTGATCACACGGTGGCCGACGGCATCACGCTGGAAATCGAGCATGGTCAACGCGCGGCGATCGTGGGGGACAACGGTCAAGGAAAAACGACACTGCTGAGGACGTTGGTCAATTCGCTCGAACCGTTGGCGGGACAGATGAAGTGGGGCCATGGGACCGAGATTGGTACCTATGCGCAACACGTCTATACGAGTTTGGATGAGCGGATGACCGTTATCGAGCATCTCGAATACAACTCGCTTCCCGGTACCACGCGGCAAGAATTGTTGGCGATGGCCGGGGCGCTGTTGTTCCGTGATGACCAAATTCAAAAGAAGGTCAAAGTGCTCAGCGGGGGCGAGCGAGCGAGGCTCTGTATGGCCGGATTGCTGCTGAGTAACTCCAATGTGCTGGTGCTTGACGAACCAGGCAACCACTTGGATGTCGAAACGGTCGAGGCGCTTGCCGGGGCGCTGGAGCAGTATCAGGGCACGGTGATCTTTACCAGCCACGATCGTCACTTCATGCGGCGTGTGGCGACTTGTGTGATCGAGGTGCGGGATGGCAGCGTAAAAAATCACTTCGGTGATTACGACAGCTACCTAGCCGCGATCGAAAAAGAGGTCGACGACAGCGAATTGGCGCGTGGAAAAACGCCATTGCCGAAAGATGGCAAACCCAGCAAAGGGGGCGGCGGTGGCCGGCAAGGGCAACGCGATCAACGCAAGGCCGAGAAAGAACTCAAGAACGTCGAAAAGAAGATTGCCCGTCTGGATGACGAAAAGCGAAAGCTCAACGATCAACTGTTAACCGAAACGGATCCCGATGCGGCAGTCAAACTGCACAATCAGGTCAAGGCATTGGAAGTCGAGCTCTCCGAGGCCGAAGAACGCTGGGTCGAACTCAGTGCCGACCAGGAATGGTAG
- the dusB gene encoding tRNA dihydrouridine synthase DusB, whose amino-acid sequence MVAPLKIGDLVIDPPILQAPMAGFTNAAFRQIVRDFGGAGLLATEMVNARGFVWMDENEAEHPDRLWGVAEEPRPLAVQIWDNDPETMAKVGKRLAEEYRVSIVDINFGCPVRQVTQKAHSGSYLLRDPKRMFDIISQLVKACSPTPVTAKIRLGCTRDNVNCNDVAKVVEEAGAAALTVHGRTAQDMFRGNADWGKISEIKSRLKSIPLIGNGDLDSAEKVVAAFEKYNVDGVMIARACLGRPWLFSQAAAALRGDPIPAEPTMTQQRDVMLKHYQLVVDRFGEEKGTVLMRKYACCYAQGKPGARHFRSGVANVSTPEEFYRIVDEHFPVEAPTA is encoded by the coding sequence ATGGTTGCTCCGTTAAAAATCGGTGATCTCGTCATCGATCCGCCCATTCTGCAAGCTCCAATGGCGGGATTCACGAATGCCGCGTTTCGCCAAATCGTCCGCGATTTTGGCGGTGCAGGGCTGTTGGCCACCGAAATGGTCAACGCTCGCGGATTCGTGTGGATGGATGAAAACGAAGCCGAGCATCCCGACCGCCTGTGGGGGGTGGCCGAAGAGCCTCGTCCGTTAGCCGTCCAAATCTGGGACAACGACCCCGAAACGATGGCCAAGGTCGGCAAGCGTTTGGCCGAAGAGTACCGAGTCAGCATCGTCGATATCAACTTTGGCTGTCCCGTTCGCCAAGTGACACAGAAGGCGCACAGCGGTAGCTACTTGCTGCGTGATCCCAAACGCATGTTTGATATCATCAGCCAACTGGTGAAGGCCTGCAGTCCGACGCCGGTCACGGCGAAGATTCGGCTGGGTTGCACTCGCGACAACGTCAACTGCAACGATGTCGCCAAGGTGGTGGAGGAAGCCGGGGCGGCCGCACTGACCGTGCACGGGCGAACCGCGCAAGACATGTTCCGCGGCAATGCCGATTGGGGCAAGATCAGCGAGATCAAAAGTCGCCTGAAATCAATTCCGCTAATCGGAAACGGGGATCTGGATTCGGCTGAAAAGGTCGTGGCGGCATTTGAAAAATACAATGTCGACGGCGTGATGATCGCGCGGGCTTGTCTCGGGCGACCTTGGTTGTTTTCGCAAGCTGCCGCGGCGCTGCGGGGCGATCCGATTCCGGCTGAGCCGACGATGACCCAGCAGCGTGATGTGATGCTGAAGCACTATCAATTGGTGGTCGATCGGTTCGGCGAAGAAAAGGGGACGGTGCTGATGCGAAAGTACGCCTGTTGTTACGCCCAAGGCAAACCGGGGGCTCGTCATTTCCGCTCGGGAGTTGCCAACGTGTCAACGCCCGAAGAGTTTTACCGGATCGTCGATGAGCATTTCCCTGTCGAGGCGCCGACGGCATAG
- a CDS encoding phosphoribosylformylglycinamidine synthase subunit PurQ, whose translation MPQPRVLVLRAPGTNCDEETAFAFEQAGAVAERVHVNRLIENPALKDRYQILCLPGGFSYGDDIAAGRILATKLRQHLSDLVDSFVHGKGDRLVLGICNGMQVLMRLGVLTEGLSSPVDAPATLTWNDHGRFEDRWVHLVVDKTPCVFLKGIERMYLPMAHAEGKFVAASDEVLQTMQAEGRLAIRYADGEAGGIQGDVLPFPANPNGADANVAGVCDATGRVFGLMPHPERHIEATQHPFWTRRDEQPEFGDGMPMFKNAVEWFA comes from the coding sequence ATGCCTCAACCTCGCGTTTTGGTCCTCCGTGCTCCCGGTACCAATTGTGATGAAGAAACTGCGTTTGCGTTTGAGCAGGCGGGGGCGGTTGCGGAACGCGTGCACGTGAACCGTTTGATCGAGAATCCAGCACTGAAAGACCGCTACCAAATTTTGTGTTTGCCAGGCGGTTTCAGCTACGGCGACGATATCGCCGCCGGCCGGATTTTGGCAACGAAGCTGCGTCAGCACCTGTCGGATCTGGTCGATTCCTTTGTGCATGGTAAAGGGGATCGTTTGGTGCTGGGGATTTGCAATGGCATGCAAGTCTTGATGCGATTGGGCGTTTTGACCGAAGGCCTTTCCTCGCCGGTCGATGCTCCAGCGACGCTGACTTGGAATGACCATGGCCGATTCGAAGACCGCTGGGTGCACCTTGTCGTCGACAAGACGCCTTGCGTTTTCTTGAAAGGCATCGAGCGGATGTACCTGCCGATGGCCCACGCCGAAGGCAAATTTGTAGCGGCCAGCGACGAAGTGTTGCAGACAATGCAAGCCGAAGGACGGCTGGCGATTCGCTACGCCGACGGCGAAGCTGGCGGAATCCAAGGCGACGTGCTGCCGTTTCCTGCCAATCCCAACGGCGCCGACGCCAATGTCGCCGGAGTGTGTGACGCCACAGGCCGTGTCTTTGGTTTGATGCCACACCCCGAGCGACACATCGAAGCGACTCAGCATCCGTTTTGGACGCGTCGTGACGAGCAGCCCGAATTTGGTGACGGGATGCCGATGTTCAAGAATGCCGTCGAGTGGTTTGCTTAA
- a CDS encoding nucleotide pyrophosphatase/phosphodiesterase family protein: MNRVCIINVVGLTPELLPHAPNVAAIGTASAWKSPLPAVTATSQATMLTGLAPRDHGIVGNGWYFRDTQEVRFWQQANSLVQGPKCYDGVETAKMFWWFNQSSGVRYSATPKPHYGCDGSKVFDILDHTDCDLTAKLGPFPFFTFWGPNAGLPCSRWIADATALVMREKQPELTMVYLPHLDYDFQRYPDHDVQRVREVDACAKTVIDAAAAIDAQVVVVSEYGLVPVDQPVMINRELRSEGWLGIRNGPFGEMMIPGECDAFAVCDHQLAHVYVARPELIPEVKAKLESVAGIDRVVDPAEIELDHPRSGELIALAKPNAWFAYYYWLDDQQAPDFARTVDIHRKPGYDPCELFMTSKFRAIRKVLRKKLGFRYSMDVIPLDATLVRGSHGLHPPAEKGPLIIGPGELPNDMRMFSSYVKQLRQG, from the coding sequence ATGAATCGCGTTTGCATTATCAACGTCGTCGGATTGACGCCCGAACTGCTGCCGCACGCTCCGAACGTCGCGGCCATCGGAACGGCATCGGCATGGAAAAGTCCGCTGCCCGCGGTCACGGCGACCTCGCAAGCGACGATGTTGACGGGCCTTGCTCCGCGTGACCATGGCATCGTCGGCAACGGCTGGTATTTCCGAGACACCCAAGAAGTACGTTTTTGGCAACAAGCCAACTCGTTGGTCCAAGGTCCGAAGTGTTACGACGGCGTCGAAACCGCCAAGATGTTTTGGTGGTTCAACCAGTCCTCGGGGGTTCGCTACAGCGCGACTCCGAAACCGCACTACGGTTGCGACGGATCGAAGGTCTTTGACATCCTGGACCATACCGATTGCGATCTGACGGCAAAACTCGGTCCGTTCCCGTTCTTTACTTTCTGGGGCCCCAACGCAGGACTGCCCTGCTCTCGCTGGATTGCCGACGCCACAGCGCTGGTGATGCGAGAGAAGCAGCCCGAGTTGACGATGGTCTACCTGCCGCATCTGGATTACGATTTCCAGCGGTACCCAGATCACGACGTGCAACGCGTTCGCGAAGTCGATGCCTGTGCAAAAACGGTCATCGACGCCGCCGCCGCGATCGACGCACAAGTGGTGGTCGTTTCCGAGTACGGATTGGTGCCGGTCGACCAACCGGTGATGATCAATCGCGAATTACGATCCGAGGGCTGGCTGGGCATTCGCAACGGACCATTCGGCGAAATGATGATCCCCGGCGAATGTGATGCGTTTGCGGTCTGCGACCATCAATTGGCTCACGTCTACGTCGCACGCCCTGAATTGATCCCCGAAGTCAAAGCCAAATTGGAATCGGTCGCGGGGATCGATCGCGTCGTCGACCCAGCAGAGATTGAACTCGATCACCCCCGCAGCGGCGAGTTGATCGCATTGGCGAAACCGAACGCTTGGTTTGCGTATTATTACTGGCTCGATGACCAGCAGGCACCCGACTTTGCTCGCACCGTCGACATTCATCGCAAACCAGGCTACGACCCTTGCGAATTGTTCATGACCAGCAAGTTTCGTGCGATCCGAAAGGTGCTGCGAAAGAAGCTGGGCTTTCGCTACTCGATGGACGTGATCCCGCTGGACGCGACACTGGTGCGTGGCAGCCATGGTCTGCATCCGCCCGCAGAGAAAGGCCCGCTGATCATCGGGCCTGGGGAATTACCAAACGACATGCGGATGTTTTCAAGCTATGTCAAGCAGCTGCGTCAGGGATAG
- a CDS encoding DUF393 domain-containing protein has product MPKNSPKLPDPDENPDADVVIYDGQCNFCTSQVSNLRRLDWGGSRLTYLSLHDKRVAERYPDLKYDDLMKQMYVVDQDGGRHGGADAVRYLTRRLPTIWIAAPILHIPGSAGLWRWMYNQVAKRRYKIAGKSCENDACEIHFKQ; this is encoded by the coding sequence GTGCCTAAAAACTCGCCAAAACTGCCTGATCCAGACGAAAATCCCGATGCTGATGTCGTGATCTACGATGGGCAGTGCAATTTCTGCACGTCACAAGTGTCCAATTTGCGGCGACTCGATTGGGGTGGTTCGCGATTGACCTACCTGTCACTGCACGACAAACGGGTGGCCGAGCGGTACCCGGACCTAAAGTACGACGATTTGATGAAGCAGATGTACGTCGTCGACCAAGATGGCGGCCGCCATGGTGGCGCCGATGCGGTCCGTTATCTGACGCGGCGACTGCCCACGATTTGGATCGCCGCGCCGATTCTGCATATTCCCGGATCAGCGGGGCTGTGGCGTTGGATGTACAACCAAGTCGCCAAACGACGCTACAAGATCGCCGGAAAATCGTGTGAAAACGATGCCTGCGAGATTCATTTCAAACAGTGA
- a CDS encoding transporter, which produces MLLRFALACCSLGCLASVSMADNFDRRALADKHAPAGIMGAHLHDKGEWMVEYKYMNMYMEDNQIGENKVSDATALGTATPVGPPGPGITVDGVTTNRGATPTQMTMEMHMAHIMYGASENVTLYTMAMLPSITMDHTRANYTDFTTHNSGFGDTAFGALLRVYSDECQDWIFNLGCSVPTGDIFRETSTPTGSPTAFPYPMRLGSGTFNARPGLTYRRFHDWYSWGAQFQTDLPIGKNYRGYSVGDEFRFNSWTSVLLTDNLSVSLRGEHLWRTEYDGQDPAANGTLISTNVEQFRGGYWYNLGLGAQYLFHGHYFNAEFVPTISQDLNGIQLETDYAFIASWSKSF; this is translated from the coding sequence ATGTTACTGCGTTTTGCTCTCGCTTGTTGCTCGTTGGGGTGTTTGGCGTCGGTTTCGATGGCCGATAATTTTGATCGCCGTGCGCTCGCCGACAAGCATGCTCCGGCCGGGATCATGGGGGCTCACCTTCATGACAAAGGCGAGTGGATGGTCGAGTACAAGTACATGAACATGTACATGGAAGACAATCAAATTGGCGAAAACAAAGTTTCTGATGCGACGGCTCTTGGAACCGCTACCCCCGTCGGGCCCCCGGGGCCCGGCATCACGGTCGACGGCGTCACCACCAATCGAGGTGCGACTCCGACCCAAATGACCATGGAAATGCACATGGCTCACATCATGTACGGTGCGTCCGAAAACGTCACGCTGTACACGATGGCGATGTTGCCGAGCATCACGATGGACCACACGCGGGCAAACTATACCGATTTTACCACTCATAACAGCGGTTTCGGCGACACGGCCTTCGGAGCGTTGCTGCGAGTCTACAGCGACGAATGCCAAGATTGGATTTTTAATCTCGGTTGCTCGGTTCCCACCGGCGATATCTTTCGCGAAACCTCGACTCCGACCGGATCGCCGACCGCATTTCCGTACCCAATGCGTTTAGGCAGTGGTACGTTCAACGCACGTCCCGGGCTGACTTACCGTCGCTTTCACGACTGGTACAGCTGGGGAGCTCAATTTCAAACCGATTTGCCGATCGGAAAGAACTATCGCGGCTACAGCGTTGGTGACGAATTCCGCTTCAACAGTTGGACCAGCGTGCTGTTGACCGATAACTTGTCGGTCTCGCTACGGGGCGAGCACCTGTGGCGGACCGAATACGATGGGCAGGATCCAGCCGCCAATGGCACGTTGATCAGCACCAATGTCGAGCAGTTTCGTGGCGGCTATTGGTACAACCTCGGTCTAGGAGCTCAGTATCTGTTTCATGGCCACTATTTCAATGCGGAATTTGTGCCCACGATTAGCCAAGACCTAAACGGAATCCAGCTGGAAACCGATTACGCCTTTATCGCCAGCTGGTCCAAATCGTTCTAA
- a CDS encoding 2-oxoglutarate dehydrogenase E1 component, translating to MNSYSLDYIDDLYVQYVRDPSSVSDTWRQYFEQFLVVSNKSSFTKNGEVTAASPAADGATAPLDRRGSSGNEATDQAIWMSRIQDRVNQLVREYRVRGHLAAKLDPLGILKSDSPELSPQLYGISDQDLERPLDSTALENVSGSTLHAILTKLQNTYCRSIGAQFMHIDNRNIRDWLQKRMETTENRLELSHQVQRRIYARLADASIFEEFVRRKFVGAKTFSLEGAESLIPMLDLALEKAGQHQVKEVVMGMAHRGRLNVMANILKKRAMNIFWSFDDPDPELSRGGGDVRYHLGYSSDWITATGDKIHISLCFNPSHLEYVNTVALGRCRCKQDYRKDTKRSEVMTILIHGDAAFAGEGVVQETLNLSELEGYRTGGTLHIVINNQVGFTTEPRQGRSTTYATDIAKMLQIPIFHVNGEDPEAVAQVVSLAMDFRKEFHRDVVIDLYAYRRWGHNEGDEPRFTQPRMYAEIDRRASVREQYLNRLVEIGEISVEEGEEIQKKRTEKLESEFEASKNEPFVPDTQTLAANWSVYYGGLEPSEVTDTTVDQAKLSELLDSLTRLPEGFAANKKLKRPMALRREMAQGKKPLDWASAEAAAFATLLTEGYPIRMTGQDVQRGTFSHRHAVLHDTKNGETYMPLANLSPDQASVELYNSPLSEAGVLGFEYGYSLDRPDGLCAWEAQFGDFWNCAQVIVDQFIASAEDKWNRLSGLVMLLPHGFEGQGPEHCSARIERFLAMSAEHNIQVVQPTTPAQLFHLLRRQVLRKWRKPLILLSPKSLLRHPLVVSPIEEVAGGQFHKILGDDQIPLATCKRLLICTGKIYYDLLETREAREIKDVAIMRIEQLYPLQAETLTAALEGLPAGTDIRWVQDEPTNMGAWPYIKLNFGDMVAEKYKFSVVSRDESASPSTGSMAAHKIEQAELIDAAFADR from the coding sequence ATGAATAGCTACAGCTTGGACTACATTGACGACTTGTATGTCCAGTACGTTCGGGACCCTTCGAGTGTCTCGGATACTTGGCGTCAATATTTTGAGCAATTTCTTGTCGTATCGAACAAGAGCTCATTCACAAAGAACGGGGAAGTCACCGCAGCGTCCCCCGCGGCGGACGGAGCCACCGCCCCGCTGGATCGCCGAGGCTCCTCTGGCAACGAAGCCACCGATCAAGCGATCTGGATGTCGCGGATTCAAGACCGCGTCAACCAATTGGTGCGGGAATACCGAGTCCGCGGCCACTTGGCTGCCAAACTCGATCCGCTGGGGATCCTGAAATCGGATTCGCCGGAATTGAGCCCCCAGCTTTATGGGATTTCCGACCAAGACCTTGAGCGACCGCTCGACAGCACGGCGCTTGAGAACGTCAGCGGCAGCACCCTGCACGCCATTTTGACCAAGCTGCAGAACACGTACTGCCGCAGCATCGGCGCTCAATTCATGCACATCGACAATCGCAACATCCGCGATTGGCTGCAGAAACGGATGGAGACCACCGAAAACCGGCTCGAATTATCACACCAAGTGCAACGACGAATCTACGCTCGGCTCGCCGACGCGTCGATTTTCGAAGAATTTGTACGCCGCAAATTTGTCGGCGCGAAAACGTTCTCGCTCGAAGGCGCCGAAAGCCTGATTCCGATGTTGGACTTGGCGCTCGAGAAAGCGGGCCAACACCAAGTCAAAGAGGTGGTGATGGGGATGGCCCATCGCGGTCGCTTGAACGTGATGGCGAACATCCTGAAAAAACGGGCGATGAATATTTTCTGGTCGTTCGACGATCCCGACCCCGAACTCAGTCGCGGTGGCGGTGACGTCCGCTACCACCTCGGCTATAGCAGCGATTGGATCACCGCCACCGGCGACAAGATCCATATCTCGTTGTGCTTTAACCCCAGCCACCTGGAATATGTCAACACCGTCGCCCTGGGACGATGTCGCTGCAAACAGGACTATCGCAAAGACACCAAACGGTCCGAAGTGATGACGATCTTGATCCACGGTGACGCCGCATTCGCGGGTGAAGGCGTGGTCCAGGAAACGCTGAACCTGAGCGAATTGGAAGGCTATCGCACCGGCGGTACGCTGCATATCGTCATCAACAACCAAGTCGGTTTCACCACCGAACCACGCCAAGGCCGCAGCACGACCTATGCGACCGACATCGCAAAAATGCTGCAAATTCCGATCTTCCACGTCAACGGCGAAGACCCCGAAGCGGTTGCGCAAGTCGTCTCGCTGGCGATGGATTTTCGCAAAGAATTCCATCGAGACGTCGTCATCGACCTGTACGCCTATCGCCGTTGGGGGCACAACGAAGGGGACGAGCCTCGATTCACTCAACCGCGGATGTACGCCGAAATCGACCGTCGCGCCAGCGTGCGAGAGCAGTACCTCAACCGCTTGGTCGAAATTGGTGAGATCAGCGTCGAAGAAGGCGAAGAGATCCAAAAGAAGCGAACCGAGAAACTCGAAAGCGAGTTCGAGGCGAGCAAGAACGAACCCTTCGTTCCCGACACCCAAACGCTGGCAGCGAATTGGTCGGTTTACTACGGCGGCCTGGAACCCTCGGAGGTGACCGACACAACCGTCGACCAAGCCAAGCTCAGCGAACTGCTCGATTCGCTGACGCGATTGCCTGAAGGGTTTGCGGCCAACAAAAAACTGAAACGCCCGATGGCGCTTCGCCGCGAGATGGCACAAGGCAAGAAACCGCTCGATTGGGCGAGCGCCGAAGCCGCCGCGTTTGCAACCTTGTTGACCGAGGGATATCCGATTCGGATGACGGGCCAAGATGTCCAGCGGGGTACGTTCAGCCATCGCCACGCGGTGTTGCACGACACCAAGAACGGCGAAACCTACATGCCGCTGGCCAACCTTAGCCCGGACCAAGCGAGTGTGGAACTTTACAACAGCCCGCTAAGCGAGGCTGGTGTGCTTGGATTCGAGTACGGCTATTCGCTCGACCGCCCCGATGGGTTGTGCGCTTGGGAAGCTCAATTCGGTGACTTTTGGAATTGCGCCCAAGTCATCGTCGACCAATTTATCGCCAGCGCCGAAGACAAATGGAACCGGCTCAGCGGATTGGTAATGTTGTTGCCGCATGGTTTCGAAGGCCAAGGCCCCGAGCACTGCAGCGCTCGAATCGAACGCTTCCTCGCAATGAGTGCCGAACACAACATCCAAGTGGTCCAGCCTACGACGCCAGCTCAGCTTTTCCACCTTTTGCGACGCCAAGTGCTTCGCAAATGGCGAAAACCACTGATCCTGCTGTCGCCTAAGAGTTTGCTTCGCCACCCGTTGGTTGTCAGCCCGATCGAAGAGGTCGCTGGTGGCCAATTCCACAAAATCCTCGGCGACGACCAGATTCCGTTGGCAACATGCAAGCGATTGCTGATTTGCACAGGCAAGATCTACTACGACCTGCTGGAAACGCGAGAGGCCCGCGAGATCAAGGATGTGGCGATCATGCGGATCGAGCAGCTTTACCCGCTGCAAGCTGAAACGCTCACCGCGGCGCTCGAAGGATTGCCGGCCGGAACCGACATTCGCTGGGTGCAAGACGAACCGACGAACATGGGCGCGTGGCCCTACATCAAACTGAACTTCGGCGACATGGTTGCTGAAAAATACAAGTTCTCGGTGGTCTCGCGAGACGAATCGGCAAGCCCAAGCACCGGCAGCATGGCGGCTCACAAGATCGAGCAAGCCGAGTTGATCGACGCCGCGTTCGCGGATCGATAA